From the genome of Pseudomonas helvetica:
GCCGGCATGGCGGATCTGCGGCAACCAGGCTTGCGGATCGGCCACCGACAGTTCCAGGTGTTCCGGCGCAATGCGATTGGCCACGTCGATGGCTTGCTGCATGTCGCGAACCTGAATCAGCGCACCACGGCCATTGATCGAGGTGTTGATGATTTCGGCGCGCTCCATGGTCGGCAGCAGTTTGGCGATGCTTGCCGCCACCTGGTCGAGGAACCCGGCGTCGGGGCTGACCAGAATCGCCTGGGCGTCTTCGTCGTGCTCGGCCTGGGAGAACAGGTCCATGGCGATCCAGTCCGGATCGGTCTGGCCGTCGCACACCACAAGGATTTCCGATGGGCCGGCAATCATGTCGATACCGACCTGGCCGAACACATGGCGCTTGGCGGTGGCGACATAGATGTTGCCCGGGCCGACGACCTTGTCGACCTTCGGCACGCTTTCGGTGCCATAGGCCAGCGCGGCAACCGCTTGCGCGCCACCGATGGTGAACACCCGGTCGACGCCCGCGATGCACGCCGCCGCCAGCACCAGCTCGTTGACTTCACCGCGTGGCGTCGGTACGACCATGACCACCTCGGTCACACCGGCCACCTTGGCCGGAATCGCATTCATCAACACCGAAGACGGGTAAGACGCCTTGCCGCCCGGGACGTACAGACCGGCGCGATCCAGCGGCGTGACTTTCTGGCCCAGCACCGTGCCGTCGGCTTCGGTGTAGCTCCAGGAGTCCTGCTTCTGTTTTTCGTGGTAGCTGCGCACCCGCGCCGCGGCTTTTTCCAGCGCTTCGCGCTGAGGCACGGTGATCCGGGTCAGTGCCAGTTCCAGGCGCTCGCGCGGCAGGATCAGGTCGGCCATCGACGCCACTTGCAGACCGTCGAACTTCTGGGTGAATTCAACCAGCGCCGCGTCGCCGCGTTCACGCACAGCCTTGATGATGTCCAGCACCCGCTGATTGACCGAGTCGTCAGACACACTTTCCCAGCTCAGCAGATGATCCAGATGATGCGCGAAATCCGGGTCAGCAGCGTTGAGTCGGCGAATTGCAGTCGGTGCGGTCATAGCGAGAGCCTCATAGGTTGGCAAAAACTCAGGCGCCCGAAGCTACCATTCGATCCGCTTGGGCACCTGAGAATTCTGGCTATGAGGCGGATAGACGGGCGCGACTCAACGTCGCGCGGGTGAATCAGCCGCGGTGTCGAGACTCCACTGCCTTGCGCAGGGTGTCGATCAACGCCTGGATACGGGCGTGCTGCATTTTCATCGAAGCTTTGTTGACGATCAGCCGGGAGCTGATGGCAGCAATGAAATCCTGTGGCTCCAGGCCGTTGGCCCGCAGCGTGTTGCCGGTATCGACCACGTCGATGATCTTGTCCGCCAGACCGATCAGCGGTGCCAGCTCCATCGAGCCATATAGCTTGATGATGTCGACCTGACGACCCTGCTCTGCGTAATAACGCTTGGCAACGTTGACGAACTTGGTGGCGATGCGCAGACGACCCTTGGGCTCGACCGCGCCGACTTTACCTGCGGTCATCAGCTTGCACTGGGCAATTTGCAGGTCCAGTGGCTCGTACAGGCCCTGGCCGCCGTATTCCATCAGCACATCTTTACCGGCGACGCCCAGGTCAGCGGCACCATGCTCGACGTAGGTCGGCACATCGGTGGCACGCACGATCAGCAAGCGCACATCGGCCTGGGTCGTGGGGATGATCAGCTTGCGGCTCTTGTCCGGATTCTCGGTCGGCACGATGCCCGCTTCAGCCAGAAGCGGCAGGGTGTCGTCAAGGATGCGGCCCTTGGACAGTGCGATGGTCAACATGGGAAACGTCAGTCCTTATCAAGGTACTCATGCCCGGTCGCAAATGGCGCCGGACACACATCGAGCCGTAACGGGCTCGATCTTAACAAATCAACGGGCACGTCCCTGCGCCCATGAAGCAGAAACTAGCCCGGTACGCGGCGGATTTTCGCGCCGAGCATCTGCAGTTTCTCTTCGATGCACTCGTAACCACGGTCGATGTGGTAGATGCGATCGATCAGCGTGTCGCCTTCGGCGATCAGCGCCGAAATCACCAGGCTGGCCGAAGCCCGCAGGTCGGTGGCCATGACTGGCGCGCCCTTGAGCTTTTCGATGCCGGTGACGATCGCGGTATTACCTTCGACCTGGATGTGAGCGCCCATGCGGTGCAGCTCGTAGACGTGCATGAAGCGGTTTTCGAAGATCGTCTCGATCACAGCGCCAGTGCCTTCGGCAATCGCGTTGAGGGAGATGAACTGCGCTTGCATGTCGGTCGGGAACGCCGGGTACGGAGCGGTACGCACGTTGACGGCTTTCGGCCGCTTGCCGTGCATGTTCAGCTCGATCCAGTCTTCGCCGGTAGTGATTTCGGCGCCCGCTTCCTTGAGTTTTTCCAGAACGGCTTCAAGGATGGTCGGATCGGTGTCCTTGACCTTCACGCGGCCGCCAGTCACGGCAGCAGCCACCAGGTAAGTACCGGTTTCGATACGGTCCGGCATCACTTTGTAAGTGGTCGTGTGCAGACGTTCGACGCCGTCGATGGTGATGGTGTCGGTGCCGGCACCGGAAACCTTCGCGCCCATGGCGTTCAGGAAGTTCGCCAGGTCGACGACTTCAGGTTCGCGAGCGGCGTTAGCCAGAACGCTGCGGCCCTTGGCCAGGGCGGCTGCCATCATGATGTTCTCGGTACCGGTCACACTGACGGTATCGAAGAAGAAATGTGCACCGCGCAGGCCGCCTTCTGGCGCCTTGGCCTTGATGTAGCCGCCTTCCACGTCAATGACTGCACCCATGGCTTCAAGGCCACGGATGTGCAGGTCGACCGGACGCGAACCGATGGCGCAACCGCCAGGCAGTGCGACTTCAGCTTCACCGAAACGCGCGACCATCGGGCCCAGAACCAGAATCGACGCACGCATGGTTTTAACCAGTTCGTACGGAGCGATCAGGGTCTTGATGGTCCGCGGGTCGATTTCGACGCTGAGTTTCTCGTCGATCACCGGCTCAATGCCCATGCGACCGAACAGCTCGATCATGGTGGTGATGTCGTGCAGGTGCGGCAGGTTGGCGACGGTAACCGGGCCATCGCACAACAGCGTTGCCGCCAGAATCGGCAGGGCAGAGTTCTTTGCCCCGGAAATGCGGATTTCGCCATCAAGACGAACACCGCCGGTAATAATCAGTTTATCCATAAGAATCTCGACGCCCTTGGGCTCAGGTGCGCTCGGCCCAGGCCGCGCTGCTGAAAAATTTCATAGTGACCGCATGGATGCTGCCATCGGTGATCCATGGGTTCAAATGGGCATAGATCTGCTGCTGACGCTTGACCGGGCTCAATGCCGCCAGTTCATCGCTAATCACGTTCAGCTGAAAGTTGCAGCCTTCGCCCTCAACTTCTACCTGTACTGATAAAAGAGTTTCGGACAGCTTTCCTTCAAGAAAGCTCTTCACTTCGTTGGCCTGCATGCTCAACCTCAATCGGCGCCCTGTGCGCGCGGGTCGGACATCATACAAAAAAGCCCCGCGCCTGCGAACCCCGCATAGCAGGACTCTGACGGGGGGCTTCTTTATAGATGATAGTTAGGGGTGTGCCAACAGCTCGGTCAATTCGCTGACCTGAGCGATTTCACGCATGTCGTCAGGCAAGGCACGGATGCTCAGCGCCTTGCCCGCCGCTTGCGCGTCACGCATGAAACACAGCAACAACGACAAACCGACGCTGCTGGACTTTTGCACACCCGAGCAATCAACTACCAGGGCTGACGCGGTGCTCGACTTGATCAAGGCCTGGCCCTGCTTGCGCAGGGCCGGCCCGGTACGGTAATCGAGTACGCCGCTGAGCATCAGCTCACCGGCCTCACCCATGCTGACAGCCGACTCACTCATTGGGCGGGCTTCTTCTGAGTCGTTTCTGCGTCGGTCTTTTCCTTGGCTTTGGCGACTTCACCGGCCCAACCATTGATGGTCGCGTCCAGGTTATTGCCATTGCGCTGCATCGCGTCGCTGAACTGATCACGGAACAGCTTGCCAATGTTGATGCCGTTGATGATCACGTTACGCAGCTTCCACTCGCCATTGATCTTTTCGAGTGTGTAGGACACAGGATAGATCGCGCCGTTGCTGCCTTTGACCGTCATGCCAACGCTGGTTCGGTCTCCCGATTCATCCTTGGCCGCATCAACGGTAATGCCCTGATTGTTGTACTCAAGCAAAGCATTGCCATAGAACTGGAAGAGCCCGCGCTTGAAGTTATCTTCAAAGGTTTTCATTTGCGCAGGTGTGGCATTGCGCGAGTACTTGACCGTCATGATGCTCTTGGAGATGCCCTCGGCATCCACCACGGGCCCGACGATGGTGTTCAAGGCATCGTAGAAACCGTTCGGATCCTGCTTGTACTTCGCTTTATTGGCCGACAGATCGGCGAGCAACCGATTGGTGGTGTCCTGCACGATATCGTGCGCGGACTGCGCAGCCACGGCGTTACCCATGAACGGCAAGACCGCCAGTAATACCAACAGGCCACGTCGCAAGGTTGAGATCATGAAAAAACTCCTTATTTGGCGTCTTTGCTAACGGTATTGAGCAGGAATTTACCGATCAGGTCTTCGAGCACCAGCGATGACTGCGTATCATGGATGGTCCCGCCATCCTTGAGCAGGGCCTGTTCCCCGCCCACGCTGATACCGATGTATTTCTCACCCAACAGGCCAGCGGTGAGGATAGATGCAGTGGAGTCGGTCGGCAGATTATCTACCCGCTTTTCCAGCTGCATGGTCACTCGTCCGGTGAAGCTGTCGCGATCCAGATCGATTGCCGTGACCTTGCCGATGGTCACACCGGCCATGGTCACTTTTGATCTGACCGTCAAACCGGCGATATTGTCGAAGTACGCATAAAGTTTATAGCTGTCGGTGCTCGAAACAGGGGACAGTCCACTGACCCGCAGGGCAAGCAACACTAAAGCCAGGATGCCAGCCAGCAAGAAAAGGCCGACACCGATTTCCAGGGTGCGGTTTTGCATCAGAAATCTCCAAACATCAAGGCAGTCAAAATAAAGTCCAGGCCGAGGATGGCCAATGAGGCATACACCACGGTTTTGGTGGTGGCACGACTGATCCCTTCCGAAGTGGGCTCACAGTCATAGCCTTGAAATACGGCGATCCAGGTCACGACAAAGGCAAAGACAATGCTTTTAATGATGCCATTGAATACGTCACCGTCGAACGTCACGCTGTTTTGCATGTTCGACCAGTAGGAACCTTCATACACACCCAACCAGTCGACAGCCACCCAGGAGCCGCCCCAGATACCGACCACGCTGAAAATCATCGCCAGCACTGGTAGGGAAATGAAGCCGGCCCACAGTCGGGGGGCAATGATGTACTTGAGCGGGTCGACGCCAATCATTTCCAGACTGGACAACTGCTCGGTGGACTTCATGTTGCCGATCTCGGCGGTCAACGCAGAACCGGCACGCCCGGCGAACAGCAATGCGGTCACCACCGGCCCCAGCTCACGCAACAGCGTCAGCGCAACCATCTGCCCGACCGCCTGCTCCGAACCGTAGCTGGACAAAATGTTGAAGCCCTGTAGCGCCAGCACCATGCCGATGAATATCCCGGAGACCACGATGATCACCAGGGACATCACGCCGACCGAGTGCAACTGCTTGACCAGCAGCCCAAATCCGCCGCTGACGCCACCACGCCCCAGCAGGGCGTGAAACAGGAACAGTGATGAACGACCGAGCACCGCGATGCTGTCGATGCCGGCCTGGCCGAATCGACGAACTCTCTCTATTAGTGAAATCTTGCGCATCAGCGCTTCCCCAGAAGATCTGCGCGGTAATCCGTCGCTGGAAAGTGGAACGGTACCGGCCCGTCTGGATCGCCCTTCATGAATTGGTGAATCCGCGGATTATCGGAGTTCATCAGTTCATCGGGAGTCCCCTGCCCCAACACCTGCCCATCGCCTACAACATACAGGTAGTCGGCAATACTCGCGGTTTCGGCCAGATCATGGGAAACCACGATGCTGGTGATGCCCAAGGCGTCGTTAAGCAGACGGATCAGGCGCACCAGAACGCCCATGGCGATTGGGTCCTGACCGACAAAAGGCTCGTCATACATCAGAATTTGCGGATCGAGGGCAATCGCCCGTGCCAGCGCAACACGGCGCTTCATGCCGCCGGACAACTCATCGGGCATCAGGTCGATAGCACCGCGCAACCCCACCGCCTGCAATTTGAGCAGGACGATGTCTCGGATCATTTCATCCGGAAGTTTGGTATGAACACGCAGCGGAAAGGCAATGTTTTCGAAAACATCGAGGTCCGTGAACAGCGCGCCGCTCTGAAACAGCACGCCCATATGCTTGCGCGCATCGAACAGGTCGCTACGAGACAGCGTGGGCAAATTTTGCCCGTTGACCCACACTTCGCCACTTGAAGGGCGCAACTGTGCGCCCATCAGGCGCAGCAGCGTGGTTTTTCCGCAACCGGAAGGTCCCATGATGCCGGTGACCTTACCGCGCGGAATGCGAATATCGACATTATTGAAAATGCTGCGCGCGCCGCGCTTGAAGGACACTCCCTTCAGCTCGACCGCGTAGGCGTTATCGGCACTCATCTAAACTCCTTGCGATGCAAGCCTCTCACTCGGACGCCGGGCTCCCTGCCGAGAGCACACAACATCCTGGGCAGGCCGAACTGGCGACGAACTATATCACCGCTAATGCAAAGCGCCCAAGGCCGAAGCCCGCGGTGTTCAGCATCAAGACAGGCAAATAGACACAAGTTTCAGCGTTTGCGGGGGTCGCCTGAATAAAGCACGACGAACTAACGTGAGGGATTTGCTCATTACCGCTATAATCGCCGCCTTTTCTCAGGCTATACGATTTCTGACATGAGCCAATCCAGCGACCTGATTCAATCAGCACAACGCACCATCCGCCTCGAGCTTGAAGCCGTAGAAGGCTTGCTGGCCCACATCGACGCAGATTTCGTACGCGCTTGCGAGATGATTCTGGCCAGCAAAGGCCGCGTGGTCGTGGTCGGCATGGGCAAATCCGGGCACATCGGCAACAAGATTGCCGCCACCCTCGCCAGCACCGGCACCACGGCTTTTTTCGTACACCCCGCCGAAGCCAGTCACGGCGACATGGGCATGATCACTCGCGATGACATCATCCTCGCGCTGTCGAACTCCGGCTCCACCAATGAAATCGTCACGCTGCTGCCGCTGATCAAGCGTCTGGGCATCAAGCTGATCAGCCTGACCGGCAATCCTGATTCGCCGCTGGCCAAGGCTGCCGAGGTGAACCTCAATGTTCATGTCGAGCACGAAGCGTGCCCGCTGAACCTGGCACCGACCTCCTCCACCACGGCAGCGCTGGTAATGGGTGATGCACTGGCCGTTGCCTTGCTGGAAGCCCGCGGCTTCACTGCCGAAGATTTCGCGTTCTCACACCCGGGCGGCGCTCTGGGTCGCCGTTTGTTGCTGAAAGTCGAAAATGTCATGCATGCCGGCCAGGAGCTGCCGCAAGTAGTCCGCGGCACACCGCTCAAAGACGCGCTGATGGAAATGACCCGCAAGGGCCTGGGCATGACCGTGGTACTGGAAGCTGACGGCAAACTCGCCGGCATTTTCACCGACGGCGACCTGCGTCGCACACTCGACCGGACCATCGACATCCATCAAGCCACCATTGACGACGTCATGACGCCGCATGGCAAGACTGCGCGCGCCGAAATGCTCGCCGCCGAAGCCCTGAAAATCATGGAAGACCACAAAATCAACGCACTGGTGGTGGTCGACAACGAGGACCGTCCGGTGGGCGCCTTGAACATGCACGACTTGCTGCGCGCGGGAGTAATGTAATGAGCACGGACCTGCTGCAACGCGGCAAAAACATCAAGCTCGCGGTCTTCGACGTCGATGGCGTGCTGACCGACGGCCGCCTGTACTTTCTCGAAGACGGCAGCGAATTCAAGACCTTCAACACGCTCGACGGCCAGGGCATCAAAATGCTGATGGCCTCCGGCGTGACGACCGCCATCATCAGCGGACGCAAGACCCCGGTGGTCGAGCGACGCGCCAAAAACCTTGGTATTCCTCACCTGTATCAGGGCCGCGAGGACAAACTGGTAGTGCTCGACGAGCTTCTGGCGCAACTGGGCCTAAGCTATGAACAGGTTGCCTACCTGGGCGACGACCTGCCGGATCTGCCGGTGATTCGCCGTGTTGGCCTGGGCATGGCAGTGGCCAACGCCGCCAGCTTCGTCCGCGAAAACGCTCACGGCATCACTCAGGCCCGTGGCGGCGAAGGTGCCGCTCGCGAGTTCTGTGAGCTGATCCTGCGTGCCCAGGGCAACCTTGAAGCGGCTAATGCCGCGTACCTGTGAGCCACTTATGCTGAGCAAGAAAATTCGCAACATAGTGTTTTTCGGGGTCATTGCCGCGTTGCTCGCGGCCGTTGGCTACTGGAACATCAGCCCGGAACGCTTTCTCGACAAGCCGGTAGCGCACGTCGACGAGAGCCAGATCGACTACTACGCCATCAACGCCCACAGCGTGCAGTACCTGCCCGATGGCAAATTGCAGTATGACCTGACATCCGACAAGGTCGAGCACGTCAAAGCAACCGACATCACCCTGCTGACCAACCCCGACCTGAACATGTATCGGGGCACCGCGTACCCCTGGCACATCCAGAGCAAGCGTGGCGAGGTCAATTCAGGCGGCACTGAAGTTGAATTGATCGACTCGGTACGTATCGCACGCACGGACGAGCAGAACCGCCCGATGCTGATTACCAGTAGTCGTATGACGGTATTCCCGCAACAGCAATATGCGCAGACCCAGCAAGCCGTTAGAATCGACGGCGCTGGTGGTGTATCGACTGGTAACGGAATGAAAGCGTATTTGAAAGACAGCAGGATACACCTGCTATCGAACGTAAGAGGACAGTATGAGGCTCGTTAAAACTCTCCCTATTTTGCTCAGTCTGGGCGCAGCACTGGGAAGCGTGAGCGCCTGGGCTCTGCCGAACGATAGCCAGCAACCCATTCGCATTCAGGCTGACGATGCTCAGCTGGACGACAAGAATGGCGTGGCCACCTACAAAGGTGACGTGATCATTACCCAGGGCTCGATGATCATCAAAGGCAACACCGTGACCATCACCCGCACCAAGGCCGGCGATATCGATGTCGTGACCTCGGTGGGCAACCTGGCGTATTTCGAGCAGTTGCAAAAGCCGACCGACACCAAACCCGTCCAGGGCTACGGGGTGACTATCCAGTACCATGCCGCGCAAAACCGCATCGTACTGATCGACCGTGCCAAGGTGATCAACGAAGGCAACACCACCGAAGGCGAGAAAATCGTCTACGACACCGTCAAGCAGGTTGCTAACGCAGGCCGCGCTACCGGTGCCTCGGTCACTGCGCCGCGCCCACGGGTCGATATGGTGATCCAGCCGAAAAAGAAAACCGACGAGCAGAAGGCCCAGTAATGGCAACTCTGAAAGCCCAGCATCTGGCCAAGAGCTACAAGAGCCGCCAGGTCGTGCGTGACGTCAGCCTGTCGATCGACAGCGGCCAGATCGTCGGCCTGCTTGGCCCGAACGGTGCCGGCAAGACAACCTGCTTCTACATGATCGTGGGCCTGGTCCAGGCCGATCAGGGGCGCGTACTGATCGACGACCTGGACGTCAGCCACCAGCCAATGCACGGTCGTGCACGAGCGGGTATTGGCTATCTGCCACAAGAAGCGTCGATCTTCCGCAAACTCTCGGTCGCCGACAACATCATGGCCATCCTCGAGACCCGCAAGGAACTCGACAAGGCCGGTCGTCGCAAAGAGCTGGAAAGCCTGTTGCAGGAATTCCACATCAACCATATCCGCGACAACCTCGGCATGAGCCTTTCCGGTGGCGAACGTCGCCGTGTGGAAATCGCTCGCGCCCTGGCCACGGCACCGAAATTCATCCTGCTCGACGAACCTTTCGCCGGCGTGGACCCGATTTCGGTGGGCGACATCAAGCAGATCATTCATCACCTCAAGGCCAAGGGTATCGGCGTGCTGATCACGGACCACAACGTCCGTGAAACCCTGGACATCTGCGAAACCGCCTACATCGTCAACGACGGTCAATTGATCGCCGAAGGCGACGCCGAAACCATCCTGGCCAACGACCTGGTCAAGGAAGTGTATCTGGGCCATGAGTTCCGCCTGTAAGCACTGAGGTGTCTGGTCAGTCGCCGGAGCGCTTGCCCCAATAAAACTATACGTATTTATTGTTACAGCGCTCTAGGCAAACACTTCAGTTTCAGGCATATAATTTGCTTATGTTTGGCGCTCCGGCGCCCTGTAGTGGATGGCGCATGTGCGCCGGCGAATAAGGTGTTAAGCCCCTGCCATGAAACCATCGCTAGTCTTGAGAATGGGCCAGCAGCTGACGATGACACCGCAGCTGCAACAGGCCATCCGCCTGCTCCAATTGTCGACCCTGGACCTGCAACAGGAAATCCAGGAGGCACTGGAGTCCAATCCAATGCTCGAACGCCAGGAAGAAGGCGACGACTTCGATAACGCCGACCCGATGGCGGACAATATCGAGCAGAAACCCAACACCGACATCCAGGAACCCTCCTACCAGGAAACCGCGCCGACGGTAGACAACCTTGAGGAAGGCGACTGGAATGAGCGCATCCCTAACGAACTGCCGGTCGACACCGCCTGGGAAGACGTTTACCAGACCAGCGCCAGCAGCCTGCCGAGCAACGATGACGACGAATGGGACTTCACCACTCGCACTTCCGCCGGCGAAAGCCTGCAGAGTCATCTGCTCTGGCAATTGAACCTGGCACCGATGTCCGACACCGATCGACTGATCGCGGTGACCCTGATCGATTGCATCAACAATCAGGGCTACCTGGACGAAACCCTCGAGGAAATCCTCGAAGCCTTCGATCCGGAACTGGACATCGAGCTCGACGAGATCGAAGCCGTCCTGCATCGCATCCAGCAATTCGAGCCGGCCGGTATCGGCGCACGCAACCTCAGCGAATGCCTGTCGCTGCAACTGCGTCAATTGCCCGCCAAGACCCCTTGGCTGGCTGAGGCCAAGCGCCTCGTCATCGATTACATCGACCTGCTGGGCAGCCGCGACTACAGCCAACTGATGCGCCGCATGAAGCTCAAGGAAGATGAGCTACGCCAGGTCATCGAACTGGTGCAAAGCCTGAATCCGCGTCCAGGCTCGCAAATCGAGTCCAGCGAAGCCGAGTACGTCGTTCCCGACGTCATCGTGCGCAAAGACAACGAGCGCTGGCTGGTGGAGTTGAACCAGGAGTCGGTTCCGCGCCTGCGCGTCAACCCGCAATACGCCGGCTTTGTCCGCCGCGCCGACACCAGCGCCGACAACACCTTCATGCGCAATCAGTTGCAGGAAGCGCGCTGGTTCATCAAGAGCCTGCAAAGCCGCAACGAAACCCTGATGAAAGTCGCTACCCAGATCGTCGAGCACCAGCGCGGCTTCCTTGAGTACGGCGATGAGGCCATGAAGCCTTTGGTCCTGCATGACATCGCTGAAGCGGTCGGCATGCACGAGTCGACGATTTCACGGGTGACCACGCAAAAATTCATGCATACCCCACGCGGTATTTATGAACTGAAATACTTTTTCTCCAGCCATGTCAGCACCTCTGAAGGCGGCGAATGCTCGTCCACAGCGATCCGCGCAATCATCAAAAAACTGGTTGCAGCGGAAAATCAGAAAAAGCCGTTGAGTGACAGCAAGATCGCTGGTTTACTGGAGGCACAAGGCATTCAGGTGGCCCGCCGCACCGTCGCCAAGTACCGCGAGTCCCTGGGGATCGCGCCTTCGAGCGAACGCAAGCGGTTGATGTGACGGGCTACGCCATAGCGTTCCAGGGTGTGTTCGAAAGCTTTTCGGACACGCTCTAGTGGCAGGCAAGCCAGCCTGCCGCCTTATGCACTGGCAACGAAGGAGAAGCTGTATGCAAGTCAACATCAGTGGACACCAACTGGAAGTGACCGAACCCCTGCGCATCTACATCGGCGAAAAGCTCGACCGATTAGAAAGGCATTTCGACAAGATCACCAATGTGCAGGTCACGTTGACCGTCGAGAAGCTGCTGCAGAAAATCGAAGCCACGCTGCATATCCCCGGTGGAGAAGTGGTCGCCAACGCTGAGCATAACGACATGTATGCCGCGATCGACGCCCTGACCGACAAGCTGGATAAACAACTCAAAAAGCATAAGGAAAAGACCCAGAGCCTCCTCCAGGGCGCGACCGGTCGTTAACACTCCCAACCCATGATCCGACTTGAAAACATCCTGACCCCCGGCCGTTCTTTGGTGAACGTGCCGGGCGGCAGTAAAAAGAAAGCCCTCGAACAAATTGCCAACCTGATCGCCCGCGAAGTGCCGGGTCTGGCCATGCAGGATGTCTTCGAGAGTCTGGTCGCCCGTGAAAAACTCGGCTCCACCGGTTTTGGCAACGGCATCGCCATCCCCCACTGCCGCCTCAAAGGTTGCGAGTCGCCCATCAGTGCCTTGATGCACCTGGACGCTCCTATAGATTTCGACGCCATCGACGGCGCTCCGGTCGACCTGCTATTCGTTCTGCTGGTCCCGCAAGCCGCTACCGATGCGCACCTGGAACTGCTGCGCCAGATCGCCAGCATGCTCGATCGTAAAGAAGTCCGTGATCGCCTGCGCAGCGCAAAAAGTAATGAAGCCCTGTATCAGGTTGTCCTCGACGAGCAGAACGGTCACTAATCATGCGCTTGATCATCGTCAGCGGCCGTTCTGGCTCAGGTAAAAGTACCGCCCTCGATGTACTGGAGGACAACGGTTACTACTGCATCGACAACCTGCCGGCCGGCCTGTTACCGGAACTGGCCGAGCGCGCACTGATTCACACCGAACTGGCGCAACCGCTGGTTGCGGTTTCCATCGATGCGCGCAACCTGCCGAGCCACCTGTCACGCTTCCCGGAACTCCTGGAAGAAGTGCGCAGCCGGCACATTCAATGCGATGTGCTGTACCTGGACGCCGACGAAGAAACCTTGCTCAAGCGTTTCTCGGAAACCCGTCGCCGCCACCCGCTGAGCAGCGCCAACCGCTCGCTGGCCGAAGCCATCGATGACGAAACCAATCTGCTGGGACCGATTGCCGACCTGGCGGACCTCAAGGTCAACACCACCAATCTGAACCTGTATCAGTTGCGCGATACCATCAAGTTGCGCCTCTTGAACCAGCCAGAGCCGGGCACTGCGTTTCTGGTGGAATCCTTCGGCTTCAAGCGGGGCATGCCGGTGGATGCCGATCTGGTGTTCGACGTACGTTGCTTGCCGAACCCATACTGGAAGCCGGAACTGCGCGGTCAGTCCGGGCTGGACCAGCCGGTTGCCGAGTACCTGGCAGCTCAACCGGATGTCGAAGAGATGTTCCAGGACATCTCCACTTACCTGCTCAAATGGCTACCGCGCTTTGCCGCCAGCAACCGCGCTTACGTCACCATCGCCATTGGCTGCACCGGCGGGCATCATCGCTCCGTCTACCTGACCGAACGCCTGGGTCAGGTCCTGCAACAATCCCTGAAGAACGTCCAGGTTCGCCACCGCGACCTTAGCTAAAGGATTCACACCGCGATGCCTGCTCTGGAAATTGAAATCATCAACAAACTGGGTCTGCATGCCCGTGCTTCCGCCAAATTCGTTGGCGTCGCGGGTCAGTTTCCCTGCCAGATCAGAGCCGGACGCACCCCGCAATCCATGGTCGACGGCAAAAGCATCATGGCCATGATGATGCTCGCGGCTGGCAAAGGCACCAAGATCC
Proteins encoded in this window:
- the hisD gene encoding histidinol dehydrogenase codes for the protein MTAPTAIRRLNAADPDFAHHLDHLLSWESVSDDSVNQRVLDIIKAVRERGDAALVEFTQKFDGLQVASMADLILPRERLELALTRITVPQREALEKAAARVRSYHEKQKQDSWSYTEADGTVLGQKVTPLDRAGLYVPGGKASYPSSVLMNAIPAKVAGVTEVVMVVPTPRGEVNELVLAAACIAGVDRVFTIGGAQAVAALAYGTESVPKVDKVVGPGNIYVATAKRHVFGQVGIDMIAGPSEILVVCDGQTDPDWIAMDLFSQAEHDEDAQAILVSPDAGFLDQVAASIAKLLPTMERAEIINTSINGRGALIQVRDMQQAIDVANRIAPEHLELSVADPQAWLPQIRHAGAIFMGRHTSEALGDYCAGPNHVLPTSGTARFSSPLGVYDFQKRSSIIFCSEQGASELGKTASVLARGESLTAHARSAEYRIVDDKQGN
- the hisG gene encoding ATP phosphoribosyltransferase, whose product is MLTIALSKGRILDDTLPLLAEAGIVPTENPDKSRKLIIPTTQADVRLLIVRATDVPTYVEHGAADLGVAGKDVLMEYGGQGLYEPLDLQIAQCKLMTAGKVGAVEPKGRLRIATKFVNVAKRYYAEQGRQVDIIKLYGSMELAPLIGLADKIIDVVDTGNTLRANGLEPQDFIAAISSRLIVNKASMKMQHARIQALIDTLRKAVESRHRG
- the murA gene encoding UDP-N-acetylglucosamine 1-carboxyvinyltransferase, giving the protein MDKLIITGGVRLDGEIRISGAKNSALPILAATLLCDGPVTVANLPHLHDITTMIELFGRMGIEPVIDEKLSVEIDPRTIKTLIAPYELVKTMRASILVLGPMVARFGEAEVALPGGCAIGSRPVDLHIRGLEAMGAVIDVEGGYIKAKAPEGGLRGAHFFFDTVSVTGTENIMMAAALAKGRSVLANAAREPEVVDLANFLNAMGAKVSGAGTDTITIDGVERLHTTTYKVMPDRIETGTYLVAAAVTGGRVKVKDTDPTILEAVLEKLKEAGAEITTGEDWIELNMHGKRPKAVNVRTAPYPAFPTDMQAQFISLNAIAEGTGAVIETIFENRFMHVYELHRMGAHIQVEGNTAIVTGIEKLKGAPVMATDLRASASLVISALIAEGDTLIDRIYHIDRGYECIEEKLQMLGAKIRRVPG
- a CDS encoding BolA family protein, which gives rise to MQANEVKSFLEGKLSETLLSVQVEVEGEGCNFQLNVISDELAALSPVKRQQQIYAHLNPWITDGSIHAVTMKFFSSAAWAERT
- a CDS encoding lipid asymmetry maintenance protein MlaB, whose protein sequence is MSESAVSMGEAGELMLSGVLDYRTGPALRKQGQALIKSSTASALVVDCSGVQKSSSVGLSLLLCFMRDAQAAGKALSIRALPDDMREIAQVSELTELLAHP
- a CDS encoding phospholipid-binding protein MlaC — encoded protein: MISTLRRGLLVLLAVLPFMGNAVAAQSAHDIVQDTTNRLLADLSANKAKYKQDPNGFYDALNTIVGPVVDAEGISKSIMTVKYSRNATPAQMKTFEDNFKRGLFQFYGNALLEYNNQGITVDAAKDESGDRTSVGMTVKGSNGAIYPVSYTLEKINGEWKLRNVIINGINIGKLFRDQFSDAMQRNGNNLDATINGWAGEVAKAKEKTDAETTQKKPAQ
- the mlaD gene encoding outer membrane lipid asymmetry maintenance protein MlaD → MQNRTLEIGVGLFLLAGILALVLLALRVSGLSPVSSTDSYKLYAYFDNIAGLTVRSKVTMAGVTIGKVTAIDLDRDSFTGRVTMQLEKRVDNLPTDSTASILTAGLLGEKYIGISVGGEQALLKDGGTIHDTQSSLVLEDLIGKFLLNTVSKDAK